One segment of Dermochelys coriacea isolate rDerCor1 chromosome 5, rDerCor1.pri.v4, whole genome shotgun sequence DNA contains the following:
- the UTP15 gene encoding U3 small nucleolar RNA-associated protein 15 homolog codes for MASYKPVVVQSFPKLGKKITQDTLYWKNYKTPVQIKEFGAVNKIDFSPIPPHNYAVTASSRIHIYGRYSQEPIKTFSRFKDAAYCATYRDDGKLLVAGSEEGVIRLFDISGRAALRQFDGHTKAVHVVDFLSDKYRIFSGADDYTSKLWDIPSATEIVSYSEHTDYVRCGCTSKLNTDLFVTGSYDHTVKVFDVRTEKSVMTVEHGQPVESVLLFPSGSLLVSAGGRFVKVWDILRGGQLLVSLKNHHKTVTCLCLSSSGQRLLSGSLDRHVKVYSTTSYKVVHSFDYAASILSLALAPEDETIVVGMTNGVLNVRHRKHEESRERFSKKKLPGYRTFVKGRNYMPKQEDFFVSKPVRSHLKKYDKLLKSFQVSRALDVVLEARNRTPEITVAVMRELNRRGTLKNALAGRDETQLSVLLAFLIRYVVEPRFAPMLIKVAEMIIDIYLPVVGQSAVIDKQFLRLQEIIEKEIDYQAELLEVLGMMDALFATMTRKKATSLEENKTNGILRVLEQTMSN; via the exons ACTCCTGTTCAGATAAAGGAATTTGGTGCAGTAAATAAAATTGACTTCTCTCCGATTCCTCCACATAATTATGCTGTCACAGCCTCTTCAAGG ATCCATATTTATGGCCGGTACTCTCAGGAGCCAATCAAAACATTCTCTCGCTTCAAAGATGCTGCTTATTGTGCTACGTATAGAGATGATGGCAAGCTACTTGTTGCTGGCAGCGAAGAAGGTGTCATTCGGCTATTTGATATCAGTGGAAGAGCAGCACTGAGACAATTTGATGGTCACACTAA AGCAGTACATGTAGTGGACTTTCTGTCTGATAAATACCGTATATTCTCTGGTGCTGACGATTATACTTCAAAGTTGTGGGATATTCCAAGTGCAACAGAAATTGTGTCATACAGCGAGCATACAGATTATGTGAGATGTGGCTGTACAAGTAAACTGAACACAGATCTTTTTGTAACAG GTTCATACGATCACACTGTGAAAGTATTTGATGTACGGACAGAAAAAAGTGTTATGACTGTAGAGCATGGACAGCCTGTGGAGAGtgttcttctcttcccttctgggAGTCTTCTAGTGTCTGCAG GAGGCCGGTTTGTTAAAGTCTGGGACATTCTAAGAGGAGGGCAATTACTAGTATCACTGAAAAATCACCATAAAACTGTAACCTGTTTATGCCTCAGTAGCTCTGGGCAAAGGCTGCTCTCAGGATCATTAGACAG GCATGTGAAGGTTTACAGTACAACCTCCTACAAAGTAGTCCACAGCTTTGATTATGCAGCGTCAATTCTGAGTCTTGCATTGgct CCTGAAGATGAAACTATAGTTGTAGGTATGACCAATGGGGTACTAAATGTtagacacagaaaacatgaagaaAGCAGAGAACGTTTTTCAAAGAAGAAGCTGCCAGGATACAGAACCTTTGTAAAAGGAAGAAACTACATGCCAAAGCAG GAGGATTTCTTTGTCAGTAAACCTGTGAGAAGTCACTTGAAAAAGTATGACAAACTACTAAAAAGCTTCCAGGTATCCAGGGCTCTTGATGTAGTACTTGAG GCCCGTAACAGGACACCTGAAATTACAGTTGCAGTCATGCGGGAGCTAAATCGCAGAGGAACACTGAAAAATGCACTTGCGGGACGAGATGAAACACAACTTAGCGTCCTCCTGGCTTTCTTGATAAG GTATGTGGTTGAGCCAAGATTTGCTCCTATGCTGATAAAAGTTGCAGAAATGATTATTG ATATATATCTCCCGGTGGTTGGACAATCGGCAGTCATTGATAAACAATTCTTAAGACTCCAAGAGATCATAGAAAAAGAAATTGATTACCAGGCGGAACTACTTGAAGTTTTGGGAATGATGGATGCACTGTTTGCTACCATGACAAGGAAAAAGGCCACTTCTCTAGAGGAGAACAAAACTAATGGTATTTTGAGGGTTCTGGAACAAACTATGAGTAACTAA